The sequence TGGTTGGGAGGGTAAAAAAGTTATCATTAAAATTTCCAGAAAACGACATTCCCAAACTGGTGTTTTGAGATGCCAGATAATCCAAACTGAATTTGGTGTTAAATGGCTTCACATGAACACCCATCGTAGTAGATTGCTTTAAAACCGATACAATGTCTTTTGTATTTACGTTGCGAATATTTCTAGACAAGTCAATCTGATTAAATGACATATTATCAAAATAATTGGCACTTCCAAAAAGATTGAGTTTCCCTTTTCTATATCCTAAACTACCATTAAGAGATAATCGTCTGTTTACACCTTGTGAATACGTAGCTCCCACTGAGCCATTGGTACCCATGGGTTTATTGTTTTTTGTTTTGATATTAATAATTCCTGCATTACCTGCTGCATCAAACTTGGCAGAGGGCTGTGTAATTAATTCAATCTGATCTAATTGATTGCTACTGAGTGATTTTAAATAATTGGCAACATCTGCACTACTCATGTAAGTAGGCTTTCCATCAATCATAATTACCACACCCGCTTTGCCGAGCATAGAAATATTACCATCTTTATCTACTACCACGCCAGGAGCTTTCTCTAGCACTTCCAATGCAGTTGTTCCAATATTAGTAGGTGCTGCATCCACATTAATGACGGTTTTATCTGTTTTTACCTCAACTAATTTACGTTGAGACACAACAGTAACAGATGACATTGACTTATCAGATGGGGTTAATATTACCGCTATATCACTGCCCGGTGTTTTCACTTCACTTATATAATCATTGTATCCCAAGGCATTTACTTTAATGCGAAACTTTTCAGGCAAATAGGTAAAATTAAATTTGCCGTCATTGTCGGTAAGGGTTGTTTTTACAATATGACTGCCAGTATCTTTTAACAAATAGACAACTGCGCCTACAATAGGTTTATTATCGGCAATAATAGTTCCGCCTATATTCGTTTCCTTAGGTGAGTTCGGTTTATTGGTACTGCCATATGCGTGGTCTGTTGCAGAAGCAGCCAAAACAAACAAACCTAAAAAGAAGCTAAGAGTAAAATGCTTTAACATAAAAAAAGTTTGAGGATACAAAAGTTGATTTTTAAATGGAGGTTCGAAATCACATAAACTGGTGAAAAAAAGAGACTCACTTATTAAATAAGTTGGAAAAAATTCAAATGATACCGCTTATCTGACACTATTACCATTCAATCATTTTTTAGATGACTTTTTCCAACGCTGGCATCACATATTTATGTGATACCCCTTTTTGAATAGATTGAATTTGACAAAAATGTCTTTCCATATGAGCCAGTAAAAAAGCAAGACTGTCTCCTGTCTTAATTCGAACTACAGAAGAAAGGGAAGTAACTATCTTGCCCTTATTTAAATCAGCATGTATGGCATTCTGAAGTAAATAATGTAAATGGGAAAGATGAGACGAAAACTGACTAAGTACTAAATCTGGATTTAAAACCGTAGCTGGGATAGCATTTTTAGGAGCTTTCATTTTAGAAGAAACTGTTCCGTTAGCATTAGGTTTCATCATTTTAGTGAAATAGCCGCCTAACCAACCCGATTTAAAGACAGCCACATCTGATGCAGTTAGTCTATTTCTTTGAATAGCTTCATCAATTCTGGGTAAATACCAGCGATTATAAAAATTTAAATGATCTAATACTTCTAACACCGACCATCCACCCCAAGCTGGAACGGCAGATAATTCATCGTAAGAGGCCGAAAAAATATTGTTCTGAAAGTAGCATTGGATATCGTTGAATTGAGCGTTTAATAACGCAATGAATTTTTGATTAGACTGCATAAAATACTTTTTTAAAAAGGCCCGGAAACCCGGGCCCTGCTTAATAATAAACCAACATTTATATAGAGAAAAGAATTGTATTAGTGAATGGTTACCTGGCCTTTTTGTTTAATCGTTTTAAACTGAATACCATTATCAGACTTAACCTGAATGCTTCCTGTATTCTTAATATCAATTTTTCCTTCGCCCTGCATAGAAACCGTTAAATGATTTAGCTGCAAAGTGTTTTCTGAAATAACAGAAGCTATTCCATTGATTTCTAAAAGCTCCAATTGATTTACTGGTACACGAACTGTAACAGGGCTAAATTCATCCACTGCTGATCCGTCAATAATCAATTCGTTTTTACTGTAAAGGGCATTCACTTTTGTTTGTCCAATTTGGTCGTGGATGGAAACCTGCTTTTCATCGGCGTTTACCAAAATAACTTTAAGGTTGCCATATACTACTAAGCGCTTATAAGGTGCTGCTATGGCTTTACCCGCTTTAAAATCTGGCTTCATACCAGTTGATGCAAAAGAACTAAGTGAAAACGTTGCAATAGCAAGAGATAAAATAAACTGTTTCATAAAATGAGAATTTGATTTTTTTAAATAATTTGATAAAGCAAAAATGAAAAGTTCTGGTAGCGTATTCAACCGCACATTAATGTGAATTATTGATAAAGACCGATACAATGCTCACATAAACATGTGGTTTTAGCTCACATGCATTCATTTAATGGTTGGGCTCTAGTAAATTTGTTTAGATGAAAAAACTATTCTTATATCTTTTGCTTTGTTGTTTTTCAACAACCATTCAATCTCAAAGAGAAGGCTATGCGTTTTTAAAAATTAGCAAGGAAGATGGATTGGGGTTAGCTTCTAATGTAGCCTATACTATATATCAGGACAAGCAAGGATTTATATGGGTTGGAACAGCCAATGGCCTGCAAAGATTTGACGGCAATCGTTTTATCAGTTACGGAATAAGCAAGGCAGAAAAAAATGATTTGCCAATAGCCGATTTACATCAAATAATTCCGGTTGGAAAGCAGCAATTGCTTCTGAATTATGGGTCACAAGGAAAAATTGGTCTTTTCAATCATGCTTCGCTAGAATACATACATATACCCATTGAATCAAAAACACCTATTCCCGCTAAAAATTCGATGAGGCTTCAATTAGACAGTAAGGAAAATGTGTTCTTAAATATATATGGTATAGGTTTATTCAAATATGATAAAAAAGTAAAAAAGTTTTTCCCTGAAAAAGAAATTTTATTTCCAACAGGCTGGTATCCCAATCAACATTTTGCTGAATACAAAAAGAAGAACCAGATTTGG is a genomic window of Sediminibacterium sp. TEGAF015 containing:
- a CDS encoding DUF2807 domain-containing protein, which encodes MKQFILSLAIATFSLSSFASTGMKPDFKAGKAIAAPYKRLVVYGNLKVILVNADEKQVSIHDQIGQTKVNALYSKNELIIDGSAVDEFSPVTVRVPVNQLELLEINGIASVISENTLQLNHLTVSMQGEGKIDIKNTGSIQVKSDNGIQFKTIKQKGQVTIH
- a CDS encoding DinB family protein; protein product: MQSNQKFIALLNAQFNDIQCYFQNNIFSASYDELSAVPAWGGWSVLEVLDHLNFYNRWYLPRIDEAIQRNRLTASDVAVFKSGWLGGYFTKMMKPNANGTVSSKMKAPKNAIPATVLNPDLVLSQFSSHLSHLHYLLQNAIHADLNKGKIVTSLSSVVRIKTGDSLAFLLAHMERHFCQIQSIQKGVSHKYVMPALEKVI